A single region of the Bacillota bacterium genome encodes:
- a CDS encoding TMEM165/GDT1 family protein produces MGVRWAAVDWRLLLSTFGVVLVAELGDKTQLSVLLLSAQSRSPLAVFLGAAAALVVDAAAGAAAGGWLGRAVPERLLQLAAGAAFLVLGGGLVVRGLLR; encoded by the coding sequence ATGGGCGTGCGATGGGCCGCCGTCGACTGGCGCCTCCTGCTCTCGACCTTCGGGGTCGTGCTGGTGGCCGAGCTGGGTGACAAGACGCAGCTGAGCGTGCTCCTGCTCTCCGCGCAGAGCCGGTCGCCGCTGGCCGTCTTCCTGGGGGCGGCGGCGGCGCTGGTGGTGGACGCGGCGGCGGGTGCGGCGGCCGGCGGCTGGCTGGGGAGGGCGGTGCCCGAGCGCCTCCTGCAGCTGGCCGCCGGCGCCGCCTTTCTGGTGCTGGGTGGCGGGCTGGTGGTCCGCGGCCTGCTGCGGTAA
- a CDS encoding ECF transporter S component yields the protein MEACAVENGVRRLAFGLTLVQMVRLAVLGAMAFALMFLLEVPLPPFPSYLKYDAGDVPAVFASLAMGPWGGVLVEILKDALYLLSGKSEFGWLGVLPNLLAGLALVTVTGLTARRFPTRWGAAAGMAGGTVLMAGLLSALNYAWFLPVFYHLPAEAVAPMVVGTILPFNLVKAGLSSGLVLLLYPRLAPVVGVPVQEGRLLWSGSLAEARHPR from the coding sequence GTGGAGGCGTGCGCGGTGGAGAACGGGGTTCGACGGCTGGCCTTCGGTCTGACGCTGGTGCAGATGGTGCGCCTGGCGGTGCTGGGCGCCATGGCTTTCGCCCTCATGTTCCTCTTGGAGGTACCGCTTCCGCCCTTTCCCTCCTACCTGAAGTACGACGCCGGCGACGTGCCGGCGGTCTTCGCCTCGCTGGCCATGGGACCCTGGGGCGGGGTGCTGGTGGAGATCCTGAAAGACGCGCTCTACCTGCTCTCCGGCAAGTCCGAGTTCGGCTGGCTGGGCGTCCTTCCCAACCTGCTGGCCGGCCTGGCGCTGGTGACGGTGACCGGCCTGACGGCGCGGCGCTTCCCCACCCGCTGGGGGGCGGCGGCCGGCATGGCGGGCGGCACGGTGCTGATGGCCGGGCTGCTCAGCGCCCTCAACTACGCGTGGTTCCTTCCCGTCTTCTACCACCTGCCGGCGGAGGCGGTGGCGCCCATGGTGGTGGGGACCATCCTGCCCTTCAACCTGGTCAAGGCCGGCCTCTCCTCCGGCCTGGTCCTGCTCCTCTACCCGCGCCTGGCCCCGGTGGTGGGCGTGCCGGTACAGGAGGGACGGCTGCTCTGGAGCGGGAGCCTGGCGGAGGCGCGCCACCCGCGCTGA
- a CDS encoding ABC transporter ATP-binding protein: protein MRVEARDLAGGYRRRLVVRGISLELRGGEVAGLLGPNGAGKSTLIRLLAGALEPEAGRVRLEGLEAGGRASQRARRLAVLPQGEPEPAGLTVRDVVEMGRYVHGGAAADGGRAVERALAASGALELADRPFLELSGGERQRVLLAQALAQEPKVLLLDEPTAHLDLRYQAELLELVRRQAEAGLAVLAALHDVNLAALFCDRLLVLSGGRLVAQGRPEEVLRPDLLEAVYRTPLAVVRHPVLGVPQVHLLPPAGPRPLPALPAMEPPC, encoded by the coding sequence GTGCGCGTGGAGGCGCGCGACCTGGCGGGCGGCTACCGGCGCCGCCTGGTCGTCCGAGGGATTTCGCTGGAGCTGCGCGGCGGGGAGGTGGCGGGGCTGCTGGGCCCCAACGGCGCCGGCAAGAGCACGCTGATCCGACTGCTGGCCGGGGCGCTGGAGCCGGAGGCGGGGCGGGTGCGTCTCGAGGGGCTGGAGGCCGGGGGGCGCGCCTCGCAGCGCGCGCGTCGGCTGGCCGTCCTCCCCCAGGGCGAGCCGGAGCCCGCCGGCCTGACGGTGCGCGACGTGGTGGAGATGGGGCGCTACGTCCACGGCGGTGCGGCGGCCGACGGGGGGAGGGCGGTGGAGCGCGCCCTGGCCGCGAGCGGGGCGCTGGAGCTGGCCGACCGGCCCTTCCTGGAGCTGAGCGGGGGCGAGCGGCAGCGCGTCCTCCTCGCCCAGGCGCTGGCCCAGGAGCCGAAGGTGCTCCTGCTGGACGAGCCCACCGCCCACCTGGACCTCCGCTACCAGGCGGAGCTGCTGGAGCTCGTCCGGCGCCAGGCGGAGGCCGGTCTGGCCGTCCTGGCCGCCCTGCACGACGTCAACCTGGCCGCGCTCTTCTGCGACCGACTGCTCGTCCTCTCCGGGGGCCGTCTGGTGGCCCAGGGACGCCCGGAGGAAGTGCTCCGCCCCGACCTGCTGGAGGCCGTCTACCGGACGCCGCTGGCGGTGGTGCGCCACCCCGTGCTGGGCGTACCCCAGGTGCACCTGCTGCCGCCGGCCGGCCCGCGCCCGCTGCCCGCCTTGCCGGCGATGGAGCCGCCGTGCTAA
- a CDS encoding iron ABC transporter permease produces the protein MPPDPRRPRRHLLALAAAFTLLLALLAGLAVGAVPILPPNRLDPTRLVILLQIRLPRVLLAALTGAALAVSGAVLQAVFRNPLADPYVLGLSSGAALAATLVIAFLPALPGPAGWGLAWWALPVAAFAGATATLGAVAALARLLGRPGPASLLLAGVALSSLLSAGVSLVASLEPARLGPITFWLLGGFSGADWRAVALAAPPVLLGLALALARHRELDALLMGEERAGYLGVEVGRQLGWLLVATSLLTAGAVALAGMIGFVGLLVPHLLRLLGGAGHAWLLPLAALGGAAALVAADLLARTAVAPGELPVGVVTALAGAPVFLLVLLRVEGRRERWPRSTGR, from the coding sequence CTGCCCCCTGATCCGCGCCGTCCCAGGCGCCACCTGCTGGCGCTGGCGGCGGCCTTCACCCTTCTGCTGGCCCTTCTGGCCGGCCTGGCGGTGGGCGCCGTCCCGATCCTGCCGCCGAACCGTCTCGACCCTACGCGCCTGGTCATCCTGCTCCAGATCCGCCTGCCACGCGTGCTACTGGCGGCGCTCACCGGCGCCGCCCTGGCCGTCTCGGGGGCGGTGCTCCAGGCCGTCTTCCGCAATCCGTTGGCCGATCCGTACGTGCTCGGGCTCTCCAGCGGGGCGGCGCTGGCCGCCACCCTGGTCATCGCCTTCCTGCCGGCCCTTCCCGGACCCGCCGGCTGGGGTCTGGCCTGGTGGGCGCTGCCCGTGGCCGCCTTCGCCGGGGCGACCGCCACCCTCGGCGCCGTGGCGGCGCTGGCGCGCCTGCTCGGCCGGCCGGGGCCGGCCAGCCTGCTCCTGGCCGGCGTGGCGCTCTCCTCCCTCCTCTCCGCCGGCGTCTCGCTGGTAGCCAGCCTGGAGCCCGCCCGGCTGGGGCCCATCACCTTCTGGCTGCTGGGAGGCTTCTCCGGCGCCGACTGGCGGGCGGTGGCGCTGGCGGCTCCGCCGGTGCTGCTGGGGCTCGCGCTGGCCCTGGCGCGCCACCGTGAGCTGGACGCACTCCTTATGGGCGAGGAGCGGGCCGGCTACCTGGGCGTGGAGGTGGGGCGCCAGCTGGGCTGGCTGCTGGTGGCCACCTCGCTCCTCACCGCGGGTGCGGTGGCGCTGGCGGGCATGATCGGCTTCGTCGGCCTGCTCGTGCCGCACCTGCTGCGCCTTCTCGGCGGCGCCGGGCACGCCTGGCTCCTCCCCCTGGCGGCGCTGGGCGGCGCGGCGGCGCTGGTGGCGGCCGACCTGCTGGCGCGGACGGCGGTCGCGCCGGGCGAGCTGCCCGTGGGGGTGGTGACGGCGCTGGCAGGGGCGCCAGTCTTTTTGCTCGTCCTCTTGCGCGTCGAGGGGAGGCGGGAGCGGTGGCCGCGCTCGACCGGCCGGTGA
- a CDS encoding transcriptional repressor, whose amino-acid sequence MTDVEAVLQTLAAHELKLTPQRRRVVEVFFRHPGEHLSADDVYAEVRQQNPEVGLATIYRTLDLLSDLGVLDKLELGDGRARYELDRGTGQRHLHLVCTACGRVEEFQPDALLAELEAEIGRRTGFRISDRELKFYGLCADCRERRREAGR is encoded by the coding sequence GTGACGGACGTCGAGGCGGTACTCCAGACGCTGGCGGCGCACGAGCTGAAGCTGACGCCGCAGCGCAGGCGCGTGGTGGAGGTCTTCTTCCGCCATCCCGGCGAGCATCTGAGCGCCGACGACGTCTACGCGGAGGTGCGCCAGCAGAACCCCGAGGTGGGCCTGGCCACCATCTATCGCACGCTGGACCTGCTCAGCGACCTGGGCGTTCTGGACAAGCTGGAGCTGGGCGACGGGCGCGCCCGCTACGAGCTGGACCGGGGGACGGGGCAGCGCCACCTGCACCTGGTCTGCACCGCCTGCGGACGCGTGGAGGAGTTCCAGCCGGACGCCCTGCTGGCCGAGCTGGAGGCGGAGATCGGAAGGCGGACCGGCTTCCGCATCTCCGACCGGGAGCTCAAGTTCTACGGCCTCTGCGCCGACTGCCGCGAGCGGCGGCGCGAGGCGGGGCGCTGA
- the accC gene encoding acetyl-CoA carboxylase biotin carboxylase subunit → MFRKVLVANRGEIAVRVIRACHEMNIEAVAVYSEADVDSLAVRLADEAYPIGPAPASQSYLNIARLVEVARQSGADAVHPGYGFLSENEAFARAVGEAGLTFIGPTPEAIQAMGVKAEARERMRRAGVPVIPGSEGPVRSVEEARRVAEQIGYPLLIKASAGGGGRGIRVVEEPSQLEPLLESAAREAVSGFGSGEVYLERLLRAPRHVEFQVVGDRLGEVVHLWERDSSLQRRRQKVVEEAPSPIVTAALRRRMGEAAVRAARAIGYHTAGTVEFLVDGNGDFYFIEMNTRIQVEHPTTEWISGLDLVKLQIRTAAGEPLGFTQGDVRPRGWSIEFRINVEDPRRNFIPSPGAITDYHEPGGPGVRVDSAAYVGYAVQPFYDSLLAKLVVWGNDREEALARAARALDEYRVEGVQTTLEMHRALVGHPDFRAGRYHTQWLEGVFLPAFQRAPAVPR, encoded by the coding sequence GTGTTCCGCAAGGTCCTGGTGGCCAATCGCGGCGAGATCGCCGTGCGCGTCATCCGCGCCTGCCACGAGATGAACATCGAGGCGGTGGCCGTTTACTCCGAGGCGGACGTCGACTCGCTGGCCGTCCGCCTCGCCGACGAAGCCTACCCCATCGGCCCCGCCCCGGCCAGCCAGTCGTATCTCAACATCGCCCGGCTGGTGGAGGTGGCGCGCCAGTCCGGGGCCGACGCCGTCCACCCCGGGTACGGCTTCCTTTCGGAGAACGAGGCCTTCGCCCGGGCGGTGGGGGAGGCAGGCCTGACGTTCATCGGCCCGACCCCCGAGGCGATCCAGGCGATGGGCGTCAAGGCCGAGGCACGCGAGCGCATGCGCCGCGCCGGCGTTCCCGTCATCCCGGGCTCCGAGGGGCCGGTGCGGAGCGTGGAGGAGGCGCGACGGGTGGCCGAGCAGATCGGCTACCCCCTTCTGATCAAGGCCTCGGCCGGGGGCGGCGGCCGCGGCATCCGCGTGGTGGAGGAGCCCTCGCAGCTGGAGCCGCTCCTGGAGAGCGCCGCGCGGGAGGCCGTCTCCGGTTTCGGCTCGGGCGAGGTCTACCTGGAGCGGCTCTTGCGCGCGCCGCGCCATGTCGAGTTCCAGGTGGTGGGCGACCGGTTGGGCGAGGTGGTCCACCTCTGGGAGCGCGACTCTTCGCTCCAGCGCCGGCGCCAGAAAGTGGTGGAGGAGGCGCCCAGCCCCATCGTCACCGCGGCGCTCCGCCGCCGCATGGGCGAGGCGGCCGTGCGCGCGGCCCGCGCCATCGGCTACCACACCGCTGGCACCGTCGAGTTCCTGGTCGACGGGAACGGCGACTTCTACTTCATCGAGATGAATACGCGCATCCAGGTGGAGCACCCGACCACCGAGTGGATCAGCGGACTCGACCTGGTCAAGCTCCAGATCCGCACCGCGGCAGGGGAGCCCCTGGGCTTCACCCAGGGCGATGTCCGGCCGCGGGGCTGGTCCATCGAGTTCCGCATCAACGTCGAGGATCCGCGCCGCAACTTCATCCCCTCGCCGGGGGCCATCACCGACTACCACGAGCCCGGCGGCCCGGGCGTGCGCGTGGACAGCGCCGCCTACGTCGGCTACGCCGTCCAGCCCTTCTACGACTCGCTCCTGGCCAAGCTGGTGGTCTGGGGGAACGACCGCGAGGAGGCGCTGGCCCGTGCCGCCCGCGCCCTGGACGAGTACCGCGTAGAGGGCGTGCAGACTACGCTGGAGATGCACCGCGCGCTCGTCGGCCATCCCGACTTCCGCGCAGGCCGCTACCACACGCAGTGGCTGGAGGGCGTCTTTCTCCCGGCCTTTCAGCGCGCCCCGGCCGTGCCGCGCTGA
- a CDS encoding N-acetylmuramoyl-L-alanine amidase — MLLDLKALRSAAPLAAVGLLGLLLALGVATAAPWVRRQATADLLTGRLILIDPGHGGADPGSVGSNGALEKDVVLGVSLALAQDLRSAGATVVLTRQDDRDLSGLAPQDPRRYRTDLYQRATIIEALDPDLFLSIHANAYPDRSARGAQTFYRPDPAGQNRRLAGDIQHELVAASGMVDRGISSDIRQLVLNRATMPAATVEIGFLSNPAEERSLKDASFQRKIAWGIFLGVLRFFEEAPLPAPETAPQRGTAGAR, encoded by the coding sequence TTGCTCCTGGATCTGAAGGCGCTCCGGTCGGCCGCTCCGCTGGCGGCCGTCGGGCTGCTCGGCCTGCTTCTGGCCCTGGGCGTGGCCACGGCGGCGCCGTGGGTGCGCCGTCAGGCGACGGCCGACCTGCTGACGGGGCGGCTGATCCTGATCGACCCCGGCCACGGCGGGGCCGATCCGGGAAGCGTCGGTTCCAACGGCGCGCTGGAGAAGGACGTGGTGCTGGGCGTCTCGCTCGCCCTGGCGCAGGACCTGCGCTCGGCCGGCGCCACGGTGGTGCTGACACGCCAGGACGACCGCGACCTGAGCGGCCTGGCGCCGCAGGACCCGCGCCGCTACCGGACCGACCTCTACCAGCGGGCCACCATCATCGAGGCGCTCGACCCCGACCTCTTTCTCTCCATCCACGCCAACGCCTACCCGGACCGCTCCGCCCGCGGGGCGCAGACCTTCTACCGGCCGGACCCGGCCGGGCAGAACCGGCGCCTGGCCGGCGACATCCAGCACGAGCTGGTGGCGGCCTCGGGCATGGTCGACCGCGGGATCTCCAGCGACATCCGCCAGCTGGTGCTCAACCGGGCGACCATGCCCGCGGCCACGGTGGAGATCGGCTTCCTCTCCAACCCCGCGGAGGAGCGGAGCCTGAAGGACGCCTCCTTTCAGAGGAAGATCGCCTGGGGCATCTTTCTCGGGGTGCTCCGCTTCTTCGAGGAGGCGCCGCTGCCGGCGCCCGAGACCGCGCCTCAGCGCGGCACGGCCGGGGCGCGCTGA
- a CDS encoding aspartate 1-decarboxylase, translating into MLRVVCRAKLHRLRVTGANLDYMGSIGIDGGLLAAAGILPYEMVQIANRANGVLWRTYVVPEAEGSGRVVLNGPPARHFQPGDEVIVLSLAWVTAEEAEGWVPTLVFVDEANRLTEVRRGETAGPEARR; encoded by the coding sequence TTGCTCCGGGTGGTCTGCCGGGCCAAGCTGCACCGGCTGCGGGTGACCGGGGCCAACCTCGACTACATGGGCAGCATCGGCATCGACGGGGGCCTCCTGGCGGCCGCCGGCATCCTGCCCTACGAGATGGTCCAGATCGCCAACCGCGCCAACGGCGTCCTCTGGCGCACCTACGTCGTCCCGGAGGCGGAGGGCTCGGGCCGCGTCGTCCTCAACGGCCCGCCGGCCCGCCACTTCCAGCCGGGCGACGAGGTGATCGTCCTCTCGCTGGCCTGGGTGACGGCCGAGGAGGCGGAGGGCTGGGTGCCCACGCTCGTCTTCGTGGACGAGGCCAACCGGCTGACCGAGGTGCGGCGGGGCGAGACGGCGGGACCGGAAGCCCGCCGCTGA
- the rpsI gene encoding 30S ribosomal protein S9, translating into MPYKVQYWGTGRRKEAVARLRVVPGSGRIVVNGHPYEEYFPAVHWRVQVTEPLRLCQLEGRYDVLVNVRGGGVSGQAGAVRHALARALQALDPQLRPILKKAGLLRRDPRMKERRKYGLKKARKAPQFSKR; encoded by the coding sequence GTGCCGTACAAGGTGCAGTACTGGGGGACGGGGCGGCGCAAGGAGGCGGTGGCGCGCCTGCGTGTCGTCCCCGGCAGCGGGCGGATCGTGGTCAACGGCCATCCGTACGAGGAATACTTCCCGGCCGTCCACTGGCGGGTTCAGGTGACCGAGCCGCTCCGCCTCTGTCAGCTGGAGGGCCGCTATGACGTGCTGGTCAATGTGCGCGGGGGAGGCGTCTCCGGCCAGGCGGGGGCCGTCCGGCACGCGCTGGCCAGGGCGCTCCAGGCGCTCGATCCGCAGCTGCGTCCGATCCTCAAGAAGGCGGGCCTCCTGCGCCGCGACCCGCGCATGAAGGAGCGGCGGAAGTACGGCCTGAAGAAGGCGCGCAAGGCACCTCAGTTCTCCAAGCGCTGA
- the rplM gene encoding 50S ribosomal protein L13 translates to MAKPRSLPRRWFVIDAEGKRLGKVAVAVANLLRGKGKPEYTPGVDTGDFVIVVNAEKIDVSGRKREQKIYYRHSGYPHGLKATSLGTMLQRRPERVIELAVRGMMPRNRLGRAQLRKLHVYAGPSHPHAAQKPEPVEI, encoded by the coding sequence ATGGCCAAGCCTCGCAGCCTTCCCCGCAGGTGGTTCGTGATCGACGCGGAAGGGAAGCGGCTGGGCAAGGTGGCCGTGGCGGTCGCCAACCTCCTGCGTGGCAAGGGCAAGCCCGAGTACACGCCAGGCGTGGATACGGGCGACTTCGTCATCGTGGTCAACGCGGAGAAGATCGACGTCTCCGGGCGGAAGCGCGAGCAGAAGATCTACTACCGGCACAGCGGGTACCCGCACGGGCTGAAGGCGACGTCGCTGGGGACGATGCTCCAGCGGCGACCGGAGCGGGTCATCGAGCTGGCCGTGCGCGGCATGATGCCGCGGAACCGGTTGGGCCGGGCCCAGCTCCGCAAGCTCCACGTCTACGCGGGGCCCAGCCACCCCCACGCCGCGCAGAAGCCGGAGCCGGTGGAGATCTGA
- the truA gene encoding tRNA pseudouridine(38-40) synthase TruA, whose protein sequence is MAYDGSAFRGWERQRRGEATVRAALEEALAPLAGGAVRVRAAGRTDAGVHAAGQVVDLALEREIAPERLVRAVNARLPGAARVYAAEPVEEAFDARRWARAKSYVYVVWTEGEPPPFLRGRLWAPGRRLELEPMRRVAAGLAGLHDFRAYQAAGRPVASTRRRVERVEVERRGPVVLVRVTAQGFLYRMARRIVGALAAVGAGALDEAEPLRALETGRLRAATAPPEGLCLAEVRYDLAEPREVERARRLQLAAWCPWAAGEEASGALTPFHGGG, encoded by the coding sequence CTGGCCTACGACGGCTCCGCTTTCCGCGGCTGGGAGCGCCAGCGGCGCGGGGAGGCGACGGTCCGGGCCGCGCTGGAAGAGGCCCTGGCGCCGCTGGCCGGCGGTGCGGTCCGCGTGCGGGCGGCCGGCCGGACGGACGCGGGCGTCCATGCAGCGGGCCAAGTGGTCGACCTGGCGCTGGAGCGCGAGATCGCCCCCGAGCGGCTGGTGCGGGCGGTCAACGCGCGCCTGCCCGGGGCGGCCCGCGTCTACGCGGCCGAACCGGTGGAAGAGGCGTTCGACGCGCGCCGCTGGGCCAGGGCCAAGAGCTACGTCTACGTCGTCTGGACCGAGGGCGAGCCGCCGCCCTTCCTGCGAGGAAGGCTCTGGGCGCCGGGCCGCCGGCTGGAGCTGGAGCCCATGCGCCGGGTGGCGGCCGGCCTGGCCGGGCTCCACGACTTCCGGGCCTACCAGGCGGCGGGGCGACCGGTGGCCAGCACGCGGCGCCGGGTGGAGCGGGTGGAGGTGGAGCGGCGGGGGCCGGTGGTGCTGGTCCGGGTGACGGCGCAGGGCTTCCTCTACCGGATGGCGCGGCGCATCGTGGGCGCGCTGGCGGCCGTGGGCGCCGGCGCGCTGGACGAGGCGGAGCCGCTCCGAGCCCTGGAGACCGGTCGGCTGCGCGCCGCCACGGCGCCGCCCGAGGGCCTCTGCCTGGCCGAGGTGCGCTACGACCTGGCGGAGCCGCGGGAGGTGGAGAGGGCCCGCCGTCTGCAGCTGGCCGCCTGGTGCCCATGGGCGGCCGGTGAGGAGGCGTCGGGCGCCTTGACACCCTTTCACGGCGGAGGATAA
- a CDS encoding energy-coupling factor transporter transmembrane protein EcfT produces MPEALTIGHYVPGDSPVHRLDSRVKLLLTMAYVVVLFFAARPAAYAALLLLPLAGYLLARMPLGMVWQGLRPVAFVLLLTVVLNALMTPGHPLYRLGRVAVTAEGLRLGLEMAVRLILLMVTSTLLTLTTSPIELTDGLESLLRPFRRVGVPAHELAMMMTIALRFIPTLLEEAQNILKAQQARGADFESGNLLRRARAMVPLLVPLFVGAFRRADELATAMEARCYHGGEGRTRYREYRIGRADWVAAGVTTAALLFVLLDRLLGV; encoded by the coding sequence GTGCCGGAAGCGCTCACCATCGGCCATTACGTGCCCGGCGACTCGCCGGTTCACCGCCTGGACAGCCGTGTCAAGCTGCTCCTGACCATGGCCTACGTGGTCGTCCTCTTCTTCGCCGCCCGCCCGGCGGCCTACGCGGCCCTGCTTCTGCTGCCGCTGGCGGGCTACCTCCTGGCCCGCATGCCGCTCGGTATGGTCTGGCAGGGGCTGCGGCCGGTGGCCTTCGTCCTCCTCCTCACCGTGGTGCTCAACGCCCTGATGACGCCCGGCCACCCGCTCTATCGCCTGGGGCGGGTGGCGGTGACGGCCGAGGGGCTCCGCCTTGGCCTGGAGATGGCGGTCCGCCTTATCCTCCTCATGGTGACGAGCACGCTTCTCACCCTGACCACCTCGCCCATCGAACTGACGGACGGCCTGGAGAGCCTCCTCCGGCCGTTCCGCAGGGTGGGGGTACCGGCCCACGAGCTGGCCATGATGATGACCATCGCCCTGCGCTTCATCCCCACCCTCCTGGAGGAGGCGCAAAACATCCTCAAGGCGCAGCAGGCGCGCGGCGCGGACTTCGAGAGCGGCAACCTGCTGCGCAGGGCGCGCGCCATGGTGCCCCTCCTCGTGCCGCTCTTCGTGGGCGCCTTCCGCCGCGCCGACGAGCTGGCCACGGCCATGGAGGCGCGCTGCTACCACGGCGGCGAGGGGCGCACCCGCTACCGGGAGTACCGCATCGGCCGGGCCGACTGGGTGGCCGCGGGCGTGACGACGGCCGCCCTGCTCTTCGTCCTCCTCGACCGCCTGTTGGGGGTGTGA
- a CDS encoding energy-coupling factor transporter ATPase gives MPIEVEHLSYVYGQRGPDPVVALEDVSLRIEDGQFVAIIGSTGSGKSTLIQHFNGLIRPQRGRVVVDGLDLGDRRTRLLEVRRRVGLVMQYPENQLFEETVLAEVGFGPRNLGLSDEEVRTRSERALQAVGVAPALWSRSPFELSGGEMRRVAIASILAMEPRTLVLDEPTAGLDPRGRRQILEQIRQFHRGRGMTVVLVTHNMEDVARLAERVFVLHRGRLVLSGPTREVYAEGERLRAWGLAPPQVAQVLAGLRACGYDVRSDRITVEEARDEILRLWEGGR, from the coding sequence ATGCCGATTGAAGTCGAGCACCTGAGCTACGTCTACGGCCAGCGCGGGCCGGACCCGGTGGTGGCGCTGGAGGACGTCTCGCTGCGCATCGAGGACGGCCAGTTCGTCGCCATCATCGGCTCCACCGGCTCCGGCAAGTCGACCCTGATCCAGCACTTCAACGGGCTGATCCGCCCCCAGCGGGGACGCGTGGTCGTCGACGGCCTCGACCTGGGCGACCGGCGCACGCGTCTGCTGGAGGTGCGCCGGCGGGTCGGCCTGGTGATGCAGTACCCCGAGAACCAGCTCTTCGAGGAGACGGTGCTGGCCGAGGTCGGCTTCGGCCCGCGCAACCTCGGTCTCTCCGACGAGGAAGTACGCACCCGCTCGGAGCGGGCGCTGCAGGCGGTGGGCGTCGCGCCCGCCCTCTGGAGCCGCTCGCCCTTCGAGCTGAGCGGCGGCGAGATGCGCCGCGTCGCCATCGCCAGCATCCTGGCCATGGAGCCGCGCACGCTGGTCCTGGACGAGCCCACCGCCGGTCTCGACCCCCGCGGGCGGCGGCAGATCCTGGAGCAGATCCGCCAGTTCCACCGCGGACGCGGCATGACGGTGGTCCTGGTCACCCACAACATGGAGGACGTGGCCCGGCTGGCGGAGCGGGTCTTCGTCCTGCACCGCGGGCGGCTGGTCCTCTCCGGTCCGACTCGCGAGGTCTATGCCGAGGGGGAACGGCTCCGCGCCTGGGGGCTGGCGCCTCCGCAGGTGGCGCAGGTGCTGGCGGGCCTGCGCGCCTGCGGCTACGACGTGCGGAGCGACCGCATCACGGTGGAGGAGGCCCGCGACGAGATCCTGCGCCTCTGGGAGGGGGGGCGGTAG
- a CDS encoding energy-coupling factor transporter ATPase, with protein MAHLIEVRGVRYFYPSPDEGEQRRTALDGVDLTVDEGEWVAVVGANGSGKSTLAKHLNALLLPAEGEVLVDGRSTRDPGQLWTIRRTVGMVFQNPDNQIVASLVEEDVAFGPENLGLPPAEIRSRIASSLAAVGMSQFARRAPYQLSGGQKQRVAIAGVLAMEPRCLVLDEATAMLDPAGRAEVLEAVERLRRERGIAVVMITHFMDEVARAERLVVMDGGRVVADASPRALLGRVEEVAQLGLEVPQASELALELRRRGLPLPADLIAPGELVEALCRLKSST; from the coding sequence ATGGCCCACCTGATCGAGGTACGCGGCGTCCGCTACTTCTACCCCTCCCCCGACGAGGGCGAGCAGCGGCGGACGGCCCTGGACGGCGTCGACCTGACCGTCGACGAGGGCGAGTGGGTGGCGGTGGTCGGCGCCAACGGTTCAGGCAAGTCCACCTTGGCCAAGCACCTGAACGCGCTCCTCCTGCCCGCCGAGGGCGAGGTCCTGGTCGACGGCAGGTCCACGCGGGATCCCGGCCAGCTCTGGACCATCCGGCGTACGGTGGGGATGGTCTTCCAGAACCCCGACAACCAGATCGTGGCCTCCCTGGTGGAGGAGGACGTCGCTTTCGGCCCGGAGAACCTGGGGCTTCCTCCTGCCGAGATCCGCAGCCGCATCGCCTCCTCCCTGGCCGCCGTGGGCATGAGCCAGTTCGCCCGGCGGGCGCCCTATCAGCTTTCTGGCGGGCAGAAGCAGCGGGTCGCCATCGCCGGCGTCCTGGCCATGGAGCCGCGCTGCCTGGTCCTGGACGAGGCCACCGCCATGCTCGACCCTGCCGGCAGGGCGGAGGTGCTGGAGGCGGTGGAGCGCCTGCGGCGCGAGCGCGGCATCGCCGTGGTCATGATCACCCACTTCATGGACGAGGTGGCGCGGGCAGAGCGGCTCGTGGTCATGGACGGAGGCCGCGTGGTGGCCGACGCGAGCCCGCGCGCGCTCCTGGGGCGCGTCGAGGAGGTGGCCCAGCTGGGCCTGGAGGTGCCCCAGGCGAGCGAGCTGGCCCTGGAGCTGCGGCGGCGCGGGCTTCCCCTTCCCGCCGACCTGATCGCACCGGGGGAGCTGGTCGAGGCGCTATGCCGATTGAAGTCGAGCACCTGA
- the rplQ gene encoding 50S ribosomal protein L17, with amino-acid sequence MAYRKLGRRTGHRQAMLRALSTSLFEHEQIETTEARGKEVARIADQMVTLAKRGDLHARRQALAYLTREDVVKKLFDTIGPRYASRNGGYTRITRLGPRRGDAAPMVLVELI; translated from the coding sequence ATGGCATACCGCAAGCTGGGGCGACGGACAGGCCACCGCCAGGCCATGCTCCGGGCACTGAGCACGTCGCTCTTCGAGCACGAGCAGATCGAGACCACCGAGGCGCGCGGCAAGGAGGTGGCCCGCATCGCCGACCAGATGGTGACGCTGGCCAAGCGCGGCGACCTGCACGCGCGCCGCCAGGCGCTGGCCTACCTGACGCGCGAGGACGTGGTCAAGAAGCTTTTCGACACCATCGGGCCGCGGTACGCGTCGCGCAATGGAGGCTACACGCGCATCACCCGCCTGGGGCCACGCCGCGGCGACGCCGCCCCCATGGTGCTGGTCGAACTGATCTGA